In the Acidovorax sp. A79 genome, one interval contains:
- a CDS encoding 2Fe-2S iron-sulfur cluster-binding protein yields MSTSTPLVHAVIDGTTIELAPGHSVAAALALLPPGCARTSVTGERRAPFCGMGICHECRVLVDGRQRLACQTLCTDGMVIDTRGQPQGGMP; encoded by the coding sequence ATGAGCACATCCACTCCCCTGGTACACGCCGTCATCGACGGCACCACCATCGAGCTGGCGCCGGGCCACAGCGTCGCGGCGGCCCTGGCCCTGCTGCCTCCGGGCTGCGCCCGCACGTCGGTCACCGGCGAGCGCCGTGCGCCTTTCTGCGGCATGGGCATCTGCCACGAGTGCCGGGTGCTTGTGGACGGCCGCCAGCGCCTGGCCTGCCAGACCCTGTGCACCGACGGCATGGTGATCGACACACGCGGCCAGCCGCAGGGAGGCATGCCATGA
- the alaS gene encoding alanine--tRNA ligase, translating to MTHNTTPSFSVADIRKSFLDFFASKGHTIVASSSLVPGNDPTLMFTNSGMVQFKDVFLGTDKRPYNRAVSVQACLRAGGKHNDLENVGYTARHHTFFEMLGNWSFGDYFKRESLKWAWELLTTVYKLPPERLLATVYEEDDEAYDIWTKEIGLPPERVIRIGDNKGGRYKSDNFWMMADTGPCGPCSEIFYDHGDHIPGGPPGSPDEDGDRFIEIWNNVFMQFDMAEDGSVTPLPAPCVDTGMGLERLAAILQHVHSNYEIDLFDALIKAAGRETGVADLNNKSLRVIADHIRATAFLVSDGVIPSNEGRGYVQRRIVRRAIRHGYKLGKKTPFFHKLVGELVRLMGDAYPKLREQEQRITDVLKAEEERFFETLANGMEILDAALGGGAKVLPGDVAFKLHDTYGFPLDLTNDVCRERDVEVDEAGFKVAMEKQKAQARAAGKFKMDKALEYTGAANQFTGYEHLAETAKIVAIYVDGTSAAALKSGQNGVVVLDTTPFYAESGGQVGDEGVITSGSARFAVGDTLKIKADVYGHHGTLEEGTLNVGDTVQAQVNTAVRAATVRNHSVTHIMHKALREVLGGHVQQKGSLVNADRTRFDFTHNGAVTAAEIREVERRVNEEILANQPTQARVMDIESAQKTGAVMLFGEKYGETVRVLDIGTSRELCGGTHVQRTGDIGLFKVVAEGGVAAGVRRIEAVTGANALAYLQQLEDTVSQAAGTLKAPVSELNGRIAQALDNARALEKEVAALKGKLASNQGDELVNQAVDVKGLKVLAAALPGADAKTLRDTMDKLKDKLKTAAIVLAAVDGEKVQIAAGVTADSVGRLKAGELVNFVAQQVGGKGGGKPDMAMAGGTDASSLPAALASVAGWVAQKI from the coding sequence ATGACCCACAACACCACGCCTTCGTTCTCGGTTGCCGACATCCGCAAGTCCTTCCTGGATTTCTTTGCCTCCAAGGGCCACACCATCGTGGCCTCGAGCTCGCTGGTGCCGGGCAACGACCCCACGCTGATGTTCACCAACTCCGGCATGGTGCAGTTCAAGGACGTGTTCCTGGGCACCGACAAGCGCCCCTACAACCGCGCCGTGTCGGTGCAGGCCTGCCTGCGCGCCGGCGGCAAGCACAACGACCTGGAGAACGTGGGCTACACCGCGCGCCACCACACCTTCTTCGAGATGCTGGGCAACTGGAGCTTTGGCGACTACTTCAAGCGCGAGTCGCTGAAATGGGCCTGGGAACTTCTCACCACCGTGTACAAGCTGCCGCCCGAGCGCCTGCTGGCCACCGTGTACGAAGAGGACGACGAAGCCTACGACATCTGGACCAAGGAAATCGGCCTGCCGCCAGAGCGCGTGATCCGCATCGGCGACAACAAGGGCGGCCGCTACAAGTCCGACAACTTCTGGATGATGGCCGACACCGGTCCCTGCGGTCCCTGCAGCGAGATCTTCTACGACCACGGCGACCACATTCCCGGCGGCCCCCCCGGCAGCCCCGATGAAGACGGCGACCGCTTCATCGAGATCTGGAACAACGTGTTCATGCAGTTCGACATGGCCGAAGACGGCTCGGTCACGCCGCTGCCCGCGCCCTGCGTGGACACGGGCATGGGCCTGGAGCGCCTGGCCGCGATCCTGCAGCACGTGCACAGCAACTACGAGATCGACCTGTTCGACGCGCTGATCAAGGCCGCCGGCCGCGAGACCGGCGTGGCCGACCTGAACAACAAGAGCCTGCGCGTGATCGCCGACCACATCCGCGCCACCGCCTTCCTGGTGAGCGACGGCGTGATCCCCAGCAACGAAGGCCGCGGCTACGTGCAGCGCCGCATCGTGCGCCGCGCCATCCGCCACGGCTACAAGCTGGGCAAGAAGACGCCGTTTTTCCACAAGCTGGTGGGCGAGCTGGTGCGCCTGATGGGCGACGCCTACCCCAAGCTGCGCGAGCAGGAGCAGCGCATCACCGACGTGCTCAAGGCCGAGGAAGAGCGCTTCTTCGAGACCCTGGCCAATGGCATGGAGATTCTGGACGCAGCCCTGGGCGGTGGCGCCAAGGTGCTGCCCGGCGACGTGGCCTTCAAGCTGCACGACACCTACGGCTTCCCGCTGGACCTGACCAACGACGTGTGCCGCGAGCGCGACGTCGAGGTGGACGAGGCCGGCTTCAAGGTCGCCATGGAAAAACAGAAGGCCCAGGCCCGCGCCGCTGGCAAGTTCAAGATGGACAAGGCGCTGGAGTACACCGGCGCGGCTAACCAGTTCACCGGCTACGAACACCTGGCGGAAACTGCAAAGATCGTAGCTATCTACGTGGACGGGACAAGCGCTGCCGCCCTGAAGAGTGGTCAAAACGGCGTGGTGGTGCTCGACACGACACCGTTCTATGCCGAAAGCGGCGGCCAGGTGGGCGACGAAGGCGTCATCACCAGTGGCTCGGCCCGCTTCGCGGTGGGCGACACGCTCAAGATCAAGGCCGACGTGTATGGCCACCACGGCACGCTCGAAGAGGGCACCCTGAACGTGGGCGACACCGTGCAGGCCCAGGTGAACACGGCCGTGCGTGCAGCCACGGTGCGCAACCACTCGGTGACGCACATCATGCACAAGGCCCTGCGCGAAGTGCTGGGCGGCCACGTGCAGCAAAAGGGCAGTCTGGTCAATGCCGACCGCACCCGCTTCGACTTCACGCACAACGGCGCCGTCACGGCAGCGGAAATCCGCGAGGTGGAGCGCCGCGTGAACGAGGAAATCCTGGCCAACCAGCCCACGCAGGCCCGCGTGATGGACATCGAGTCGGCCCAGAAGACCGGTGCCGTGATGCTGTTCGGCGAGAAATACGGTGAAACCGTGCGCGTGCTGGACATCGGCACCAGCCGCGAACTGTGCGGCGGCACGCACGTGCAGCGCACCGGCGACATCGGCCTGTTCAAGGTGGTCGCCGAAGGCGGCGTAGCCGCGGGCGTGCGCCGTATCGAAGCCGTGACCGGCGCCAACGCGCTCGCCTACCTGCAGCAGCTTGAAGACACCGTGAGCCAGGCCGCCGGTACGCTGAAGGCCCCCGTGAGCGAACTCAATGGCCGGATCGCCCAGGCACTCGACAACGCGCGCGCGCTGGAGAAGGAAGTGGCGGCGCTCAAGGGCAAGCTGGCGTCCAACCAAGGCGACGAGCTGGTGAACCAGGCCGTCGATGTGAAGGGCCTCAAGGTACTGGCCGCTGCCTTGCCCGGCGCCGACGCCAAGACCCTGCGCGACACCATGGACAAGCTCAAGGACAAGCTCAAGACCGCCGCGATCGTGCTGGCCGCCGTCGATGGCGAGAAGGTGCAGATCGCCGCCGGCGTCACGGCCGACAGCGTGGGCCGCCTGAAGGCGGGCGAGCTGGTCAACTTCGTGGCCCAGCAAGTGGGCGGCAAGGGCGGCGGCAAGCCCGACATGGCCATGGCGGGCGGCACCGATGCCTCCAGCCTGCCCGCGGCGCTCGCCTCGGTGGCCGGCTGGGTGGCCCAGAAAATCTGA
- a CDS encoding dihydrodipicolinate synthase family protein — MNHPRWQGIFPAITTKFHADESIDAEGTARHIDFQIRNGIHGLVTCGSLGEASTLSLEEKLQVAKIALEAADGRIPVLANVSETSTREALRYIDGGNKLGVAGYMVMPSVIYVADAREAMLNVRTMAEAAQKPVMVYNNPVAYRVDLKPEHFAELADCKWIEAIKESTDNIRRVTDLRIALGDRYQIFLGVDDLAYEGLALGCDGLLAGVGCAFPRETVALYDLMKAGRFAEALKLYQWMTPMLHLDVSTKLVQNLKLIDLLVGVGTEHMRRPRLPLIGEERAFIERIVRKALETRPTEYQSVA, encoded by the coding sequence ATGAACCATCCCCGCTGGCAAGGCATCTTCCCCGCCATCACCACCAAGTTCCACGCCGACGAGAGCATCGATGCCGAAGGCACGGCGCGCCACATCGACTTCCAGATCCGCAACGGCATCCACGGCCTGGTGACCTGCGGCTCGCTGGGTGAAGCCAGCACCCTCTCGCTGGAAGAAAAGCTGCAGGTCGCCAAGATCGCACTGGAAGCTGCCGACGGCCGCATCCCCGTGCTGGCGAATGTCTCGGAGACCAGCACCCGGGAAGCCCTGCGCTACATCGACGGCGGCAACAAGCTCGGAGTGGCCGGCTACATGGTCATGCCCTCGGTGATCTACGTCGCCGACGCGCGCGAAGCCATGCTGAACGTGCGCACCATGGCCGAGGCCGCGCAGAAGCCGGTGATGGTCTACAACAACCCGGTGGCCTACCGCGTGGACCTCAAGCCCGAGCACTTCGCCGAGCTGGCAGACTGCAAGTGGATCGAAGCCATCAAGGAAAGCACCGACAACATCCGCCGCGTGACCGACCTGCGCATCGCGCTGGGCGACCGCTACCAGATCTTCCTGGGCGTGGACGACCTGGCCTACGAGGGCCTGGCGCTGGGCTGCGACGGCCTGCTGGCCGGCGTGGGCTGCGCCTTCCCGCGCGAGACCGTGGCGCTGTACGACCTCATGAAGGCCGGCCGCTTTGCCGAGGCACTCAAGCTCTACCAATGGATGACGCCCATGCTGCACCTCGACGTCTCCACCAAGCTCGTGCAGAACCTCAAGCTGATCGACCTGCTGGTGGGTGTGGGCACCGAGCACATGCGCCGCCCGCGCCTGCCCCTGATTGGCGAGGAGCGCGCCTTCATCGAGCGCATCGTCAGGAAGGCGCTGGAAACACGCCCCACCGAGTACCAGTCCGTGGCCTGA
- a CDS encoding 4-hydroxyproline epimerase yields MQRIQILDSHTGGEPTRLVVGGFPDLGTGSMAERRALLASQHDAWRAATVLEPRGNDVIVGALLCAPQNPANAAGVIFFNNTGYLGMCGHGTIGLVASLAYLGRIEPGVHGIETPVGTVTTTLHEDGSVSVRNVPAYRLHQGLSLTVPGIGTVTGDVAWGGNWFFLMSKHGQRVASDNLQALTDYTSAIQQALKDQGIRGDNGGEIDHIELFADDDVADSRNFVLCPGRAYDRSPCGTGTSAKLACLAADGTLQPGQAWRQASIIGSSFEARYEPDTQAGRIIPTLRGTAHMSAEATLLIEASDPFGWGIRL; encoded by the coding sequence ATGCAACGCATACAGATCCTCGACTCCCACACCGGGGGTGAACCCACGCGGCTCGTGGTGGGCGGCTTTCCCGACCTGGGCACCGGCAGCATGGCCGAGCGCCGCGCCCTGCTGGCCAGCCAGCACGATGCCTGGCGCGCGGCCACGGTGCTCGAGCCGCGCGGCAACGACGTGATCGTGGGCGCGCTGCTGTGCGCGCCGCAGAACCCGGCCAATGCGGCGGGCGTGATCTTCTTCAACAACACCGGCTACCTCGGCATGTGCGGCCACGGCACCATCGGCCTGGTGGCCTCGCTGGCCTACCTGGGCCGCATCGAGCCCGGGGTGCACGGCATCGAGACGCCCGTGGGCACGGTGACCACCACGCTGCACGAGGATGGCTCGGTCAGCGTGCGCAACGTGCCGGCCTACCGGCTGCACCAGGGCCTGTCGCTCACGGTGCCGGGCATCGGCACCGTCACGGGCGACGTGGCCTGGGGCGGCAACTGGTTCTTCCTGATGAGCAAGCACGGCCAGCGCGTGGCCAGCGACAACCTTCAGGCGCTGACCGACTACACCAGCGCCATCCAGCAGGCCCTGAAAGACCAGGGCATCCGCGGCGACAACGGCGGCGAGATCGACCACATCGAGCTCTTTGCCGACGACGACGTGGCCGACAGCCGCAACTTCGTGCTCTGCCCGGGCCGCGCCTACGACCGCTCGCCCTGCGGCACCGGCACCAGCGCCAAGCTGGCCTGCCTGGCGGCCGACGGCACGCTGCAGCCCGGCCAGGCGTGGCGCCAGGCCAGCATCATCGGCAGCAGCTTCGAGGCGCGCTACGAACCCGACACCCAGGCCGGCAGGATCATCCCCACGCTGCGCGGCACGGCCCACATGAGCGCCGAGGCCACGCTGCTGATCGAGGCCAGCGACCCCTTCGGCTGGGGCATCCGGCTCTAA
- a CDS encoding branched-chain amino acid ABC transporter substrate-binding protein, whose amino-acid sequence MTRASFGFRTLTPAAIAALMLATHAGAQEQLVKIGHSGPLSGPNAFAGKDNENGVRLAVEELNAKKIVVGGKTLKFDLVSEDDQCDARTGVSVAQKLVDSGVKFVMGPYCSGVAIPASRVYSEGGAMVSTVGTNPKVTENGYKNLFRIIASDTQIGSNMAVYAAQVLKVKQVAVIDDRTAFGQGVADQFTKEAKKQGLAVVGQEFTTDKSTDFLSILTSLKGKQPQAIFFGGYAPQAAPMARQMKQLGLTAKLLGGDTLCSPEVGKLGGEAVNDTVFCAQGGTMLDKAASGPAFKAKYKARFKLDADAYAASYYDQVMFMADAMQKAQSVEPAKVGAQMLQGSHQGVAGTYAYDDKGNLKQAPITVLTFKNAAPVPLASY is encoded by the coding sequence ATGACACGTGCATCTTTCGGATTTCGGACCCTGACGCCCGCCGCCATCGCGGCGCTGATGCTGGCCACACATGCCGGCGCCCAGGAACAGCTGGTCAAGATCGGCCACAGCGGCCCGCTCTCCGGCCCCAATGCCTTCGCGGGCAAGGACAACGAGAACGGCGTGCGCCTGGCCGTCGAGGAGCTCAACGCGAAGAAGATCGTGGTGGGGGGCAAGACCCTGAAGTTCGACCTCGTGTCCGAGGACGACCAGTGCGACGCCCGCACCGGGGTGAGCGTGGCGCAGAAGCTGGTGGACAGCGGCGTGAAGTTCGTCATGGGGCCGTACTGCTCGGGCGTGGCCATTCCCGCCTCACGCGTCTACAGCGAAGGCGGGGCCATGGTCTCCACCGTGGGCACCAACCCCAAGGTCACCGAGAACGGCTACAAGAACCTGTTCCGCATCATCGCCAGCGACACCCAGATCGGCTCGAACATGGCCGTGTATGCCGCCCAGGTGCTCAAGGTCAAGCAGGTGGCGGTGATCGACGACCGCACCGCCTTCGGCCAGGGCGTGGCCGACCAGTTCACCAAGGAGGCGAAGAAGCAAGGCCTGGCCGTGGTGGGCCAGGAGTTCACGACCGACAAGTCCACCGATTTCCTGTCCATCCTCACCAGCCTCAAGGGCAAGCAGCCGCAGGCCATCTTCTTTGGCGGCTACGCCCCGCAGGCCGCGCCCATGGCGCGGCAGATGAAGCAGCTGGGCCTCACGGCCAAGCTCTTGGGTGGCGACACGCTGTGCAGCCCCGAGGTCGGCAAGCTCGGCGGCGAAGCGGTGAACGACACCGTGTTCTGCGCCCAGGGCGGCACCATGCTCGACAAGGCCGCGAGCGGCCCGGCCTTCAAGGCGAAATACAAGGCGCGCTTCAAGCTGGATGCCGATGCCTATGCGGCGTCCTACTACGACCAGGTGATGTTCATGGCCGATGCCATGCAGAAAGCCCAGTCCGTGGAACCCGCCAAGGTCGGCGCGCAGATGCTCCAGGGCAGCCACCAGGGCGTGGCGGGCACCTATGCCTACGACGACAAGGGCAACCTCAAGCAGGCTCCCATCACGGTGCTCACGTTCAAGAACGCCGCCCCCGTGCCGCTGGCCAGCTATTGA
- a CDS encoding NAD(P)/FAD-dependent oxidoreductase, producing the protein MRHADVIVIGAGIVGAACAHVLAGRGLHVLVLDARLGGATAAGMGHLVVMDDNPAELALSQASLALWHAWGPRMTADQPGCAYTNCGTLWLAANDAEMAGAEEKAQRLQRHGLPCELLDAATLRRLEPALRPGLRGALKVSGDSVVYAPNAAQWLLQQAPRQIRFEQAEACRIEGGRVQLVDGSWREAQAVVLAAGIHATRLCPELPIRPKKGHLLITDRYPGVVRHQLVELGYISNAHQTDGTSVAFNLQPRSTGQLLLGSSRQFDTTDPAIDQDVLARMLRRALDYMPGLAGLNAIRTWTGFRATTPDSLPIIGRHPTRDQLWLAVGHEGLGVTTAPATAELLAAQLTGGPLPLDPAPFAAQRFSLEGLAA; encoded by the coding sequence ATGCGACACGCGGACGTCATCGTCATCGGAGCAGGCATCGTCGGCGCGGCCTGCGCCCATGTCCTCGCAGGCCGGGGCCTGCATGTGCTGGTGCTGGACGCCCGGCTGGGCGGCGCCACGGCGGCCGGCATGGGCCACCTGGTGGTGATGGACGACAACCCCGCCGAGCTGGCGCTGAGCCAGGCATCCCTGGCGCTCTGGCATGCGTGGGGACCACGGATGACGGCCGACCAGCCCGGCTGCGCCTACACCAACTGCGGCACGCTCTGGCTGGCCGCCAACGACGCCGAGATGGCCGGCGCCGAAGAAAAAGCCCAGCGCCTGCAGCGCCACGGCCTGCCCTGTGAACTGCTGGACGCCGCCACCCTGCGGCGCCTGGAACCCGCCCTGCGCCCCGGATTGCGGGGCGCACTGAAGGTGTCCGGCGACAGCGTGGTGTATGCCCCCAATGCCGCCCAGTGGCTGCTGCAGCAGGCACCGCGCCAGATCCGCTTCGAGCAGGCCGAGGCATGCCGCATCGAGGGCGGCCGGGTGCAGCTGGTGGACGGCAGCTGGCGCGAAGCCCAGGCCGTGGTGCTGGCCGCCGGCATCCATGCCACGCGCTTGTGCCCCGAGCTCCCCATCCGCCCCAAGAAGGGCCACCTGCTCATCACCGACCGCTACCCCGGCGTGGTGCGGCACCAGCTGGTGGAGCTGGGCTACATCAGCAACGCCCACCAGACCGACGGCACCTCCGTGGCGTTCAACCTGCAGCCCCGGTCCACCGGGCAACTGCTGCTGGGCTCATCGCGCCAGTTCGACACCACCGACCCGGCCATCGACCAGGACGTGCTGGCCCGGATGCTGCGCCGCGCCTTAGACTACATGCCCGGCCTGGCCGGGCTGAACGCCATCCGCACCTGGACGGGATTTCGCGCCACCACGCCCGACAGCCTGCCCATCATCGGGCGCCACCCCACCCGCGACCAGCTCTGGCTGGCCGTGGGCCACGAAGGCCTGGGCGTGACCACCGCCCCCGCCACCGCCGAGTTACTGGCGGCGCAGCTGACCGGTGGCCCCCTGCCCCTGGACCCCGCCCCCTTCGCGGCGCAGCGCTTCAGCCTGGAAGGCCTGGCGGCATGA